The following proteins are encoded in a genomic region of Sorangiineae bacterium MSr12523:
- a CDS encoding pyridoxal-phosphate dependent enzyme, whose product MSLRISLERIAAAEKTIAAHVTRTPSVISDGLSSHLGRRTALKLENLQRCGCFKARGIVNKLASLSDAERSKGLITVSGGNHGIAIASIARTMGIAATVVMPEAAPARSKARVEADGARLILAADAAIAFEIAEENRRAGLTYIHGYDDPVIIEGHGTLGLEFIRDVPELTDVLVSIGGGGLISGVATAMKAVNPNLRIWGVETEGANCMSRALAEGRPVGIKPSSIVTTLGAPTATERTLEHVKALVEHVFVVSDAEAVAGVLALAEWAKIWAEPAAGCLVPAARQVIDRVGTEGVLGLVVCGGNATFDDVQRWSQASIGSVERTMRIPASR is encoded by the coding sequence ATGAGCCTTCGCATCTCGCTCGAACGCATCGCAGCTGCCGAAAAGACCATCGCCGCGCACGTCACACGCACGCCGAGCGTCATCAGCGATGGCCTTTCCTCGCACCTCGGACGCCGAACGGCGCTCAAGCTGGAGAACCTCCAGCGCTGCGGCTGTTTCAAAGCGCGCGGCATCGTGAACAAGCTCGCATCGCTCTCCGATGCGGAGCGCTCGAAGGGACTCATCACCGTCAGCGGTGGCAATCATGGCATCGCCATCGCGAGCATCGCCCGCACCATGGGCATCGCCGCAACGGTGGTGATGCCCGAGGCCGCCCCCGCGCGTTCCAAAGCGCGGGTCGAGGCCGATGGCGCCCGGTTGATTCTAGCCGCCGATGCAGCCATCGCCTTCGAGATCGCCGAAGAAAACCGCCGCGCGGGTCTGACGTACATCCACGGCTACGACGATCCCGTGATCATCGAGGGACATGGCACCCTCGGGCTCGAATTCATTCGCGACGTGCCCGAGCTCACCGACGTGTTGGTCAGCATCGGCGGCGGAGGTCTCATCTCCGGTGTCGCCACGGCCATGAAGGCGGTGAATCCGAATCTGCGCATTTGGGGCGTCGAAACCGAGGGCGCGAATTGCATGTCGCGTGCGCTCGCCGAAGGCCGCCCCGTGGGCATCAAGCCTTCGTCGATCGTGACGACCCTGGGCGCCCCCACTGCCACCGAGCGAACGCTGGAGCACGTGAAAGCCTTGGTGGAACACGTGTTCGTCGTGTCCGACGCCGAAGCCGTCGCAGGCGTGCTCGCGCTCGCCGAATGGGCGAAAATCTGGGCGGAACCTGCGGCGGGCTGCCTCGTTCCGGCGGCACGCCAGGTGATCGATCGAGTGGGAACCGAGGGCGTTTTGGGCCTCGTCGTATGCGGTGGCAACGCCACGTTCGACGATGTTCAGCGGTGGAGCCAAGCCTCCATCGGCTCGGTCGAGCGCACGATGCGCATCCCCGCCTCGCGATAG
- a CDS encoding nicotinamidase has protein sequence MNAIPSLPLPSFFDPKNAEHHAYEPEQARLLPAAAAWRREHGITPSSADARKTHLLLIDVQKDFCFPEGSLYVAGRSGRGALDDNRRTAEFIYRNLGAITEITATFDTHYAFQIFFPSFWIDGEGRPLAPFREISVNDIDAGTVKPNPEIAAWLCRGDEAWLRKQVRHYCAELEKAGKYRLYLWPPHCILGSAGHALAGVLQEARMFHAFARSTQSWSEIKGGHPLTENYSVLRPEVLSRHDGGSLTEDNSVFLKTLLAADRVIIAGQAASHCVKSSIDDLLDAIQRVDPALARKIYILGDCMSSVTVPDGQGGFAADFTPQAEAAFERYREAGMRIVRSTEPMEAWLHR, from the coding sequence ATGAACGCCATCCCATCATTGCCATTGCCGTCGTTCTTCGATCCGAAGAACGCCGAACATCACGCCTACGAGCCGGAGCAAGCGCGGCTCCTGCCTGCCGCGGCCGCGTGGCGGCGCGAGCATGGAATCACGCCTTCGTCGGCCGATGCGCGAAAGACGCATCTTCTTCTGATCGACGTCCAGAAGGACTTTTGCTTCCCCGAAGGCTCATTGTACGTGGCCGGTCGCAGCGGGCGTGGTGCGCTGGACGACAATCGCCGCACGGCGGAGTTCATCTATCGGAACTTGGGCGCCATCACGGAGATTACCGCGACATTCGATACGCATTACGCATTTCAAATCTTCTTTCCCTCGTTTTGGATCGATGGCGAGGGACGGCCGCTCGCGCCGTTTCGCGAAATCTCGGTGAATGACATCGATGCGGGGACGGTGAAGCCCAATCCGGAGATTGCCGCATGGCTATGCCGCGGCGACGAAGCATGGCTCCGCAAACAGGTGCGCCACTACTGCGCGGAGCTGGAAAAGGCGGGCAAATACCGTCTCTATCTATGGCCCCCGCACTGCATTTTGGGCAGCGCGGGCCATGCCCTCGCGGGTGTCTTGCAGGAGGCGCGCATGTTCCACGCGTTTGCACGCAGCACGCAGTCGTGGAGCGAAATCAAAGGCGGCCACCCGCTAACCGAGAATTACTCCGTATTGCGTCCCGAGGTCCTCTCGCGCCACGACGGCGGTTCGCTCACCGAGGACAACTCGGTCTTTCTGAAGACGCTGCTCGCCGCCGATCGCGTGATCATCGCGGGCCAAGCGGCAAGCCACTGCGTGAAGAGCTCCATCGACGACTTGCTCGACGCGATCCAGCGGGTCGATCCGGCGTTGGCCCGCAAGATCTACATTCTCGGCGACTGCATGTCCTCCGTCACGGTCCCGGATGGCCAGGGCGGATTCGCCGCCGATTTCACACCGCAGGCCGAGGCCGCGTTCGAGCGCTATCGCGAGGCGGGGATGCGCATCGTGCGCTCGACCGAGCCGATGGAGGCTTGGCTCCACCGCTGA
- a CDS encoding nicotinate phosphoribosyltransferase translates to MSLLHTDGYKFSMAEAGWPLRQETFYYAHRKGGAAVLPFDAEAEVRKLMPAPTEEDYGYLASHEYEMGAGFKAAVLRRDRVIIRTLPKGAWFLPREPAFSLSGPSALISWLEPQVLQLHYRIQIATLALTDPAALATEIATVTCDEQKNIVLATLDSVGVRAPGSITVDSDSYFRRVKACAEQLASIVGDPARIFEVGLRAATCVSQHLLALEACKAAGIRRTSHVAGARALDMIPVGTMGHEHVQRYGSDEAAFRAMRDRRPGRSSYLLDTFDTIRSGIPAAYSLMEEGYQSGDSIRYDSGDKEAQYRYAAKEARKRGIRSVQILEDGFDAALTEKFEGLRREVGWGPDEQFYGYGGYIIARTSGTSLVRDRVAAVYKLSQTATSPTMKFGDDANAAKESVPGNPVVFRRRSGDGGPRGVIGQVGERPPAGYVQLTGEPADIEGQGARGAYDVALSPETVALATKLHMQREALVQRQAFA, encoded by the coding sequence ATGTCTCTTCTTCATACCGATGGCTACAAGTTCAGCATGGCGGAAGCCGGGTGGCCTCTTCGTCAGGAGACCTTCTACTACGCGCACCGCAAAGGCGGGGCCGCCGTGCTGCCCTTCGATGCCGAGGCCGAAGTGCGTAAGCTCATGCCCGCGCCGACGGAAGAGGACTATGGCTACCTCGCCAGCCACGAGTATGAAATGGGGGCCGGCTTCAAAGCCGCCGTACTCCGCCGCGATCGCGTCATCATTCGTACTTTGCCCAAAGGCGCCTGGTTCCTCCCGCGCGAGCCCGCCTTTTCCTTGTCGGGCCCCTCGGCGCTGATCTCGTGGCTCGAGCCGCAGGTTCTGCAGCTTCATTATCGCATTCAGATTGCCACCCTCGCCTTGACCGATCCGGCGGCCCTCGCCACGGAGATTGCCACCGTCACGTGCGACGAGCAAAAGAACATCGTGCTTGCCACGCTCGATTCCGTCGGAGTGCGGGCCCCTGGTTCGATTACGGTGGATTCGGATTCGTATTTCCGGCGCGTGAAAGCGTGTGCCGAGCAATTGGCCAGCATCGTGGGCGATCCGGCGCGCATTTTCGAAGTGGGCCTTCGCGCAGCTACGTGCGTTTCGCAACATTTGCTTGCACTCGAGGCCTGCAAGGCCGCGGGCATCCGCAGGACCAGCCATGTCGCCGGCGCCCGCGCGCTGGACATGATTCCCGTGGGCACGATGGGACACGAGCACGTGCAGCGTTATGGATCGGACGAAGCCGCGTTCCGCGCGATGCGCGACCGGCGCCCGGGGCGTTCAAGCTACTTGCTCGACACGTTCGATACGATTCGCTCGGGCATTCCCGCCGCCTACAGCCTCATGGAGGAGGGTTACCAGAGCGGCGATTCCATTCGATATGACTCGGGCGACAAAGAGGCGCAATATCGATATGCCGCGAAGGAGGCGCGCAAACGCGGTATTCGCTCGGTGCAGATCCTCGAGGACGGATTCGATGCCGCCCTCACGGAGAAGTTCGAAGGGCTGCGTCGCGAGGTGGGGTGGGGCCCGGACGAGCAGTTTTATGGCTACGGCGGCTACATCATCGCCCGAACCAGCGGCACCTCGTTGGTGCGCGACCGCGTCGCTGCCGTTTACAAATTGAGCCAAACGGCCACGTCCCCCACGATGAAGTTCGGCGACGACGCCAATGCCGCCAAAGAAAGTGTCCCCGGCAATCCCGTGGTGTTCCGTCGCCGCAGTGGAGACGGCGGACCGCGCGGCGTCATCGGCCAAGTCGGCGAGCGCCCGCCTGCAGGTTACGTGCAGCTCACCGGCGAGCCCGCGGACATCGAGGGCCAGGGCGCGCGCGGCGCGTACGATGTCGCCCTCTCGCCGGAAACCGTCGCACTGGCGACGAAGCTTCACATGCAGCGTGAAGCCTTGGTGCAAAGGCAGGCTTTCGCATGA
- a CDS encoding NUDIX domain-containing protein — MAAGADRSTKKAGSSEPAAAETAEEAAFLERYDPAEFERPSVTVDVVLLTVRDGELYTLVIQRAEPPAKGRWAMPGGFVRIREPLEDAAHRVLRTKCSLENVYVEQLCTFGEPDRDPRMRVISVGYFALVDARRFDRACQAQSGKRHVTMARVVVPWNGETGGDVHLVDAQGESLPLAFDHADILSVAVKRIRGKLDYSPIGFQLLPERFTLLALQGVHETVLGRKLNKDSFRRRMLSSGELVATGEMQSGVDHRPAELYRFLKRSAI, encoded by the coding sequence ATGGCGGCTGGAGCAGACAGAAGTACCAAAAAAGCGGGCTCCTCGGAGCCCGCCGCCGCCGAAACAGCTGAGGAGGCCGCCTTTTTGGAGCGGTACGACCCGGCGGAGTTCGAGCGGCCTTCCGTCACCGTGGACGTGGTGCTGCTCACCGTTCGCGATGGCGAGTTGTACACGCTGGTGATTCAGCGGGCCGAGCCGCCGGCCAAAGGGCGTTGGGCAATGCCGGGTGGGTTCGTGCGCATTCGCGAGCCGCTCGAGGACGCTGCCCATCGGGTCCTGCGGACGAAGTGCTCGCTCGAGAACGTCTACGTCGAGCAACTTTGCACCTTTGGCGAGCCGGATCGCGATCCGCGCATGCGCGTCATCTCCGTGGGGTACTTTGCGCTCGTCGATGCGCGCCGATTCGATCGTGCGTGCCAGGCGCAAAGCGGTAAGCGCCACGTCACCATGGCGCGTGTCGTCGTTCCATGGAATGGCGAGACCGGTGGCGACGTGCACCTCGTCGATGCCCAAGGCGAATCGCTCCCGCTCGCGTTCGACCACGCGGATATCCTTTCCGTCGCGGTGAAACGTATTCGCGGCAAGCTCGATTACTCGCCCATTGGGTTCCAGCTCTTGCCGGAGCGCTTTACCCTGCTCGCGCTCCAGGGCGTGCACGAAACCGTGCTCGGTCGAAAGTTGAACAAAGATTCCTTTCGCCGCCGCATGCTGTCATCGGGGGAGCTCGTCGCCACGGGCGAAATGCAAAGCGGCGTTGATCATAGGCCGGCCGAACTTTATCGATTTCTCAAACGATCCGCGATTTGA
- a CDS encoding YceI family protein — protein MKIGKLFSKTVAVLLIAAAPATVFAADWDVDAGHSRVGFGVKHMLVSTTRGTFSRFAGSVAIDDADITKSRVHIDIEANSINTDNAKRDDHLKSPDFLDVGKFPKIVFDSTKVEKVGSDRLNVTGNLTIKGVTRSVILSVSGLTPEVKDPWGGIRRAAQATTKINRKDFGMTWNKAIEGGGVVVSDEVQIDLEVELTKKK, from the coding sequence GTGAAGATTGGAAAACTCTTTTCGAAGACCGTGGCCGTGCTCCTGATTGCCGCCGCCCCCGCCACCGTGTTTGCTGCCGATTGGGACGTCGACGCAGGGCATAGCCGCGTCGGTTTCGGCGTCAAACACATGCTGGTGTCGACCACCCGCGGCACCTTCTCCCGCTTCGCGGGCTCGGTGGCCATCGACGACGCCGACATCACGAAGTCGCGCGTCCACATCGACATCGAGGCAAACTCGATCAACACCGACAACGCGAAGCGCGACGATCATCTCAAGTCGCCGGACTTCCTCGACGTGGGCAAATTCCCGAAGATCGTCTTCGATTCGACCAAGGTCGAAAAGGTGGGCAGCGATCGCCTCAACGTGACCGGCAACCTCACCATCAAGGGCGTCACCCGTTCGGTGATCCTCAGCGTCAGCGGCCTCACCCCCGAGGTGAAAGATCCCTGGGGCGGTATCCGCCGCGCCGCGCAGGCCACGACGAAGATCAATCGCAAGGACTTCGGCATGACCTGGAACAAAGCCATCGAGGGTGGCGGTGTCGTCGTGAGCGACGAGGTTCAGATCGATCTTGAGGTGGAATTGACGAAGAAGAAGTAG
- a CDS encoding TetR/AcrR family transcriptional regulator has translation MTKRVSLPIQGRSEPIAERADAARNRVRILTATRKLLAKRPIESICMEDVARAAGVGKGTVFRRFVDRSTLCLALLDENERTLQENVLADFGLPKSATALERLSVFLDALFAFHADNAVLLAEAESFSRKDRFQAPVYAWRVRELVRRIQRAADAGAIQPGNVGITAELILSGLGAQLLLRQMELTGGRDALHTQVLGVWQRLLNCQ, from the coding sequence ATGACGAAGCGCGTCTCGCTGCCGATCCAGGGGCGTTCCGAGCCCATCGCCGAGCGGGCCGATGCTGCGCGAAACCGCGTGCGAATCCTGACCGCGACGCGCAAGCTCCTGGCCAAGCGCCCCATCGAATCGATTTGCATGGAGGACGTCGCGCGCGCGGCCGGCGTGGGCAAGGGCACGGTCTTCCGCCGCTTCGTCGACCGAAGCACCTTGTGCCTGGCGCTGCTCGACGAGAACGAGCGCACGCTGCAAGAGAACGTGCTCGCCGACTTCGGCCTACCCAAGTCGGCAACCGCCCTCGAGCGCCTCAGCGTGTTCCTCGACGCGCTCTTCGCCTTCCACGCGGACAACGCTGTCCTGCTCGCCGAGGCGGAATCGTTTTCGCGAAAGGACCGATTCCAGGCCCCCGTCTATGCGTGGCGGGTGCGCGAACTCGTGCGCCGCATCCAGCGCGCCGCCGACGCGGGGGCCATTCAGCCGGGCAACGTCGGCATCACCGCGGAGCTTATTTTATCCGGCTTGGGCGCGCAACTGCTGCTCCGGCAAATGGAGCTGACCGGCGGACGCGATGCGCTGCACACGCAGGTGCTCGGCGTCTGGCAGCGGCTCTTGAACTGTCAGTAG